The Euzebya sp. genome includes the window GTAGGCGCGGGTGAGGCCCTGCACGCGCAGGACGAGCTTCCGCTTCGGCGCGCCGGGCTGCTCGGTCATCGCGGACACTGTAGGGACAGGTCAGTCCACGTAGGGGCAGAAGGGGTGCCCGTCCGGGGCGCGCATCACCCTGACGTGGTCCTGTGGCTGACCCGTTCGGTGGGCCACACCCACCCGGGCCCGCACGATGTGCAGATCGGCCACCTGAGCGGCCGAAGTGCACATCGGCGCCGCCCGGACCCGGCCAGCGCACCCCGGACCCCGCACCGCCAGACCTCACCCCGCCAGCATCGCCCCGAGCGACGCGGCGTCGGCCGCCACCACCGCGGCGCCGGCGGCGCCCAGGCGGGCGGCCCAGGCCTCGTCCGCGTGCCCGCCGCCGGTGAAGCCGATCACGTCCATCCCCGCCGCGCGGGCGGCCTGCACGCCGAACGGCGAGTCCTCCACCACCCCGCAGGCCGGCGCCTCCACCCCCAGGGCCGCCGCCGCGTGGAGGAACAGGTCCGGCGCCGGCTTGCCCCGCTCGACGTCCTCGGCGCTGAACCGCGCCCCCACCTCGAACAGATCCGCCAGCCCCGCGGTCCGCAGCGACAGCGCGATCCGCGCGTGCGACGACGACGACGCGACCGCGCACGGCACCGCCAGCCCCTCGACCACCGCGCGCATCCCCGGGACCGCCACCAGCCGCTCGGCGAGCGCGGCGTGGCTGTCGGCCTCGAGGCGCGCCCAGAACGCGTCGTCCAGGTCCACGCCGAACTCCTCCACGACCATCCCGCGCATCGCCACCGCCGACGTGCCGACGTACCGCGCAGCCAGCTCCGCCGGCGTCAGCGACACCCCGACCGCGGCCAGGGCGGCCACCTCCACCTCGATGGCGATGACCTCGGAGTCGACCAGCACGCCGTCCATGTCGAAGATGACGGCGCTCGGTCCGCCCGCGCGTCCGCGCGACGTCATGACGCGGTCAGGACGATCTTCCCGAAGAGGTCCCCCTCGACCATGCGCGAGTACGCGGTGCGGGCCTCCTCCAACGGGTACGTCGCGTCGATCAGCGGGCGGACCCCGGTGGTCAGCAGGAACTGGACCAGGTCGGCGAGCTCGGCCCGGGTCCCCATCGTCGAGCCGATCACGCGGAGCTGGCGGAAGAACAGGTGGGCCAGCCCACCCTGGATGTCGCCGCTGGTCATCCCCGACACCACGACGGTGCCCTGGGTGCGCACGGACTTGAGGGAGTGCTCCCACGTCGCCTGGCCGACGGACTCGAGGACACCGTCCACGCGCTCGGGCAGCCGCGCGCCGGACTCGAAGGCCTGGTCCGCGCCCAGCTCGACGGCCCGGGCGCGCTTCTCCTCCGACCTGCTGGTCACCCAGATGCGCAGCCCCCCGGCTCGGCCCAGCAGGATCGCCGCGGTGGACAACCCGCCGCCCGCCCCCTGCACCAGCACGGTCTGCCCCGGCCGGAACCCGCCCTGGACGAACAACATGCGGTACGCGGTCAGCCACGCCACCGGCAGGCAGGCGGCCTCGGCGAAGCTCAGCTCGGCGGGCTTGTCGATCAGGTTGACCGAGGGGACCGCCAGGCGCTCGGCGTGGGTGCCCGGCCAGCGCTCGCTGAACAGGCTGAACGGCACGTCCGGGTCGGTGTCCGACGCAAGCCCGTCGCGGCCCGCGACCACGCCGTGGCAGATCACCTCCCGCCCGTCGGCCGTCACCCCCGCCGCGTCCCCGCCGAGGATCATCGGGAGCTGCTCGGCCTTCAGGCCGACCCCCCGCAGGCTGAACAGGTCGTGGTGGTTCAGACCGGCGGCCTGGACGGTGACCAGCTCCCAGCCGTCGGGGACCTCCGGCTCGGGGCGGTCGCCCACGACCAGGCCGCTCAGGGGGTTCTCGGCATCGAAGGACTCGACGTAGACAGCGCGCATGGCGCCAGAGCCTAGTGCCCCACCTGGCGACCCACCCATCCACAGCCCGCACGCACCGGCCCGGCGGACGCCCCCGCCGACGGCCACCATGCACGGGGTGCGCGCGCTCGTCGACCTGCTCCTCCCACCCCGCTGCCTGGCGTGCCGCTGGTGCGGCGCCGAGCCGCTGTGCGACCGCTGCGGGCAGGCGCTCGTCACCGACGAGGTGCGCCACCACCTCGACGACGGGATCCGCGCCGTGGCGGCCTACGCCTACGGCCCGCCGCTGTCCACCGCGATCAAGCGGGTCAAGACCGACGCGCTGCGGGCCGGGGCCAGGGGCCTCGCCACGCTGCTGACCCCCCACCTGCCCGACGGCGTGCCGCGCACCTGGGTGCCCGCCACCCGCCGTCGCCGCCGTCGTCGCGGCCTGGACCTCCCCGAGGTGCTGGCGGGCCGCGATGCCGTCCCCCTCCTCCGCGCCGTCGGCGACCGGGCGGACCACGGGACCATGGCTGCCGCCGACCGCCGGCGGGTGACCGCGGACGCCTACGAGGTGACGACTCGCCCGCCCGCGGCGGTCGTGCTCGTCGACGACGTCCGCGCGACCGGGGCCACGCTGCTGGCCGCCGCGCAGGCGCTGCGCCGAGACGGCGCCCGGCGCGTGCTGTGCGTCACCTTGGCAGCGTCGCCCGGGCCGCCGTCCGCGGCTCGTCGCCGGGCTCCAGGCGATCCGGGTCGAGGCTCGTCAGCTGCGTCGGGACGCTCGTCGTGACCACGCCGCGGATGAACAGCAGGGTGCTCTTCAGCTGCAGGACCGACTGGTTGTGCAGCGAGCGCTGCCACCAGCGGGACATGATGAACTCGCTCATCACGACCGTGACGACGGTGTGCTGGCCGTCCGGCTCGAACTCCTCGACGTAGTCCCGCAACGAGTCGACGACCGACCGGTAGGGGCTCTCGATGATGTCGAGGGGGATCGTCAGCCCGATGCGCTGCCAGTCGCTCAGGATCTCGCCGGACCGGGCGCCGCTGACGTTGATCGAGACCGCCTGGACCGACGTCGCCTGCAGGGACTCGGCGTAGGCGATGGCCCGCATGGCGGCCTGGTGGACCCGGTTGACGAGCACGACGACGTGGTGCTCGACGGGCTCGATGACCTGGTAGGGGCCCGGACCGCCGATGGGCGCCACGACGTTGGTGACCACGACGCTGCCGTCGGCCACCAGGGCTGCCTTGGCGCGCTGCGCGATCCGGTGCCGGCGCGCCACGTCGAGCCAGGTGTCGCTCCGCGTCTCGGGCACCAGGGCGACGGTGAACGCGTCGGCGTGCTCGGCCGCGGCCGCCGTGGCCGCGTTGCGCATCGCGGTGGAGGGGACCTGGGTCAGCCCCGACGCCTGCTCGTGGACCTCGAGGCCGGGGGCGAGCGCGCGCCAGCGCTCGCGCGCGTCGCTGCGCCGTGCGCCGGTGGGGACCAGGACCGCCTCGACGGACTGGGCGCCGACGGCGTAGGCGTACGCGACCGCCGAGGCCGTGGCCGCGTCCACCCGGTCCTCCACGATCACGACCCGCACCGGGCGGCGCGGCTCCCGGCGCAGGCCCAGGTGCTGGATGGCGGCGTCGAAGGCGTCGTAGTGCCGCTTGGTGCCGGTCATCAGCCACACCAGCAGCGGCCCGACGATCAGGATCACCCAGGCGCCGACGGTGAACTTGGTCGCCAGGACGATCACCAGGACCGAGGCGGTGGCGGTGGTGCCGACGACGTTGACCGCGATCCTCGCCTGCCAGCCGGGCGTCCGCTGCCGCAGCCAGTGCCGGACCATCCCTGCCTGGGACAGGCTGAAGGCCGTGAACACGCCGACGACGTAGAGGCCGACCAGCAGGGTCACCCGCGCGCCCGACAGGACGATCAGCATCCCGGCGGCGAGGCTCAGGACCAGGATCCCGTTCGAGAAGACCAGGCGGTCCCCCCGCCGGGACAGCTGCCGCGGCAGGTAGCGGTCCATCGCGAGGGTCGACGCCAGCCGCGGGAAGTCGGCGTAGGCGGTGTTGGCCGCCAGGAACAGGATCGCGGCGGTCGCCACCTGCACGGCGAAGAACAGGACCGACTCCTGGCCGAAGACGGCGGCGGCGATCTGGGAGGTGACGGTCCGCTCCACGCCCTCGAAGGCCACCACGCCGGGGATCCGCGTCGCCAGGTAGGCGATGCCCGCGAACAGGGGCGCCGCGATCAGGCCGATGGCCCCGAGCACCAGGGCCGCGTTCCTCGCCGCGGGTCGGCGGAACGCGGTCACGCCGTTCGAGACGGCCTCGACGCCGGTCAGCGACGTCGAGGCGGTCGCGAAGGCCCGCAGGACGATCAGGATCGTCAGCCCCCCACCCACGTCGGGGAGCACGGTCTGGGTGAACGGCACCTCGCGGCACCCCGACGCGCACTGGGCGATCCCGAGCCCGATCATGAGAGCCATCACGATCAGGAAGCCGTAGACCAGCACGGCGACCGGCACGCTCGACTCCCGGACGCCACGCAGGTTCATCACGGCGATGACGGCGAGGAACGTGAGCCCCACGATCAGGCGAGCCGGTGCGATCTCGGGGAACGCCGACACGATCGCCGCCGTCCCCGCGGACACCGAGACGGCCACCGTGAGCGTGTAGTCGATCAGCAGGGCGGCAGCAGCGACCAGGCCGGCTCGCTCGCCCAGGTTCGCGCGGGCCACCCGGTAGGCCCCACCGCCGTCAGGGTAGGCCCGGACGGTCTGGCGGTAGCCGACGACCACGATCAGGATGAGCACCGCGACGAGCCCTGACAGGGGCCACACCACCGACAGCGCGCCCGCGCCGGCGAGTGCGAGGACGACCATCGTCTCCTCGGTCGCGTACGCCGCGGAGGAGAGCGTGTCGGAGGCGAAGACGGGCAGCCCCAGCGACGGGGGCAGCACCTGCTCGGTGAGCTCACCGCTGGCGCGCGGGTCCCCGATCAGCCGGCGCTTGAGGGAGGAGAGAATCGCCATCGGTGTGCGTAGCCTACGCAGCATCGGACACACTGACGCCGGTGACTGACGCGACGACCACGAAGCACGTCCTGATCGGCGGCTGCGGCCGCGTGGGGGCCGGCTTGGCCAGGACCCTCGACGAGGCCGGCCACGACGTGGCGGTGATCGACCGCGACGACCGGGCGTTCAGGCGGCTCGGCGAGGCGTTCGGCGGCCGCACCGTCCGGGGGATCGTCTTCGACCGCACCACCCTCGTGCGGGCGGGGGTGGAGGAGGCGGATGCGTTCATCGCCGTCACCAGCGGCGACAACTCGAACATCGTGTCGGCCCGGACCGCCCGCGACCACTTCGGGGTCCGCAACGTCGTCGCCCGCATCTACGACCCGCAGCGGGCCGAGATCTACGAGCGCCACGGCGTCACGACCATCGCCACCGCGCGCTGGACGACCGACGCGATCCTCGTCCACCTCATGCAGCGGTCGGGTCGCGTCGAGACGACGATCGGGCCGGGGGAGGGGGACGTCGTGGTCATCGCCCACGACCTGCCGCCCGCGCCGGCGGGCCCGTGGGAGGTCGAGTCGTTCTCGCGCCAGGGGCGCTGGATGCTGGTCGCCGTCACGCGCACGGGGCAGACGACCGTCCCGGTGCCGCGGCAGCTGGTGCAGGCGTCGGAGCGGATCCACCTGGCGGTCCAGCGCAGCGCCCTCCGCGAGGCCGAGGAGTTCATCACGTCCCTCGACGAGGGGGAGGGGAGCTGACGCCATGCGCATCGTGATCGCAGGTGCGGGCGGCGTCGGCCGCTACCTCGCCGCCGAGCTGGCCGGGCGGGGCCACGACATGACCCTGATCGAGCGGAAGGCCGAGGCGCTCGCCAAGATCGCCGGCGCCGAGATCACCGTGGTCGACGGCGACGCCTGCTCGCCCGCGGTGCTCGAGGAGGCGGCGGTGCGGGACGCCGACGTCGTGGTGGCCCTGACCGGCGACGACGAGGACAACCTCGTCATCAGCCTGCTCGCGAAGGAGGAGTTCGCCGTCCCGCGCGTGCTCGCCCGGGTCAACTACCCGACGAACGAGTGGCTCTTCGACGCCTCCTGGGGCGTCGACCTGGCCGTGTCGCCCCCGCACCTCCTGACCGCCCTGGTGGAGGAGGAGGTGCTGAGCGGCGACCTGATCTCCCTCCTCAAGCTGCAGCGGGGGGAGATCGAGCTGCTCGAGGTCCGCCTGGACGCCGACAGCGTCGGCGTCGGGATGCGCGTCGACGCCCTCGACCTGCCCACCGACTCGGCGATCGTGGCGATCGTCCGCGGCACCCGCGTGCTACCGGTCCGTGGCACCACGCCGCTCGCCGAGGACGACGAGGTCCTCGCGCTCGTGCCCGGCGGTGCCCTCGACGCGGTCCGACGGGCCCTCATCGGCGACCCCCGTCGCCGCTGACGTCAGCGGCGCGTGTCCTCGGAGCAGGAGTAGGGATCGCGGACCAGGCACCACGTGGGGTTGCGCATCGTCGGCATCCCGCCGTCGCGGCACACGGTCCCCTCGAGCCTGAGGCCGCGACCGAGCTCGAGGCCGGTCAGCACCTCCGGACCGGTCCAGACGACGCGGAGCTTGCCCGTCCCGTCGGTGACGACCGCCTCCATGGACTCGCCGGGGACCAGTCGGAGGCGCTGGATGACCCCGAGCGCCACGGCCTGCTGGCGGGGCTCGAGCTCGTTCAGTCGCGTGCAGCCCTCGAAGAGCTCGCACCAGGACTCGAGCTGGGCGATGCGCGACCGGTCGGACTTCTGTGACGTCGTGGGCATGTCGGTGGACCTTCCAACCACTTGCATCCGCGCGGTGTTCCGACCACAGTATCGGTAGCGACGCTGAGGAGGTGATCGGTTGATCCGGGTTCCAGCTCGGCACCGACGCGTTCCTCGAGACCCACGGCCCCGTCCTGCGCCCACGCGCACGTCGGGGCCGTTCTGCGTCGTCAGCGCAGTGCCGTGACGCCTGCGCGCGACATGACAACCGAACAGGAGCACCACGTGGACATCATCCTCCGAGCCCGCAACTGCGAGGTCAGCAGCAAGGTCAAGGACGAGGCGCGGCGCAAGGTCGAGCACGCGACGCGCATCTTCGACCGGATCATCGACCTCGAGATCTGCTTCTCCGAGGAGGTCAACCCACGGATACCGAACCCCGCAGGGGTGGAGATCACCGCCCGCTCGAAGGGGCACACCGTCCGCGCCGTCGGCGGGGGGGATGACCACCACGAGGCGCTGGACCAGGCCATCGCCCGCCTCGAGCGCCAGCTGCGCCGGTGGAAGACCCGCCTGGTCGACCGGGGCCGCCGCGCGAAGGGTGACGAGCCCAAGGCCAACGGCCACCTGCCGGACCTCCGGGCCACCCGCGCGGGTGACGACGCCGACGACGACCCGATGCCCTCCATCGTCCGGCGCAAGTCCTTCGAGCTGACGCCGATGTTCCCCGAGGAGGCGGTCCTGCAGCTCGAGCTGCTCGGTCACGACTTCTACCTCTTCACCAACGCCGGCACCGGTGAGCCCAACGTCGTGTACCGCCGGGAGAGCGGCGATGTCGGGCTGATCGAGGGCGTGACCAGCGCATCCGCGATGGCCGCCGCCGGGGGAGGAGCCTGACCGCACTAGCTAGCACGGGTTAGGCTGGGTCAGAGGACCATACGCCACGAGAAGGTGGAACGATGACCCAGCCATCCCAGGGAACTGAGTCCCAGGGCGACTCGATCAAGGTGATCGTGGCCGACGACCACGCCCTGTTCCGTCGCGGGCTCTTCATGGTCCTCGAGTCCGAGACGGACATCGACGTGGTGGCCGAGGCGAACGACGGGGACGAGGTCATCGCCCTGGCCGAGTCCCACATCCCGGACCTGGTGCTGATGGACGTGCGCATGCCCGGCACGACCGGCATCGAGGCGACCAAGGCGATCAAGGACAAGGTCCCCTCCACCAAGATCCTGATGCTGACGATCTCCGACGAGGAGGAGGACCTCTACGATGCGATCAAGGCCGGCGCGTCGGGGTACCTGCTGAAGGAGATCTCGATCGACGAGGTCGCCGACGCGATCCGCAGCGTCCACGCCGGCCAGTCCCTGATCAGCCCGTCGATGGCCTCGAAGCTCCTCAACGAGTTCGCCCTCATGGCGAAGAAGGACGAGGAGAAGCAGCAGATGCCGGCCCCCCGGCTGACCGACCGGGAGATGGAGGTCCTGACGCTGGTCGCGAAGGGGATGAACAACCGCGACATCGCGAAGGAGCTGTTCATCTCCGAGAACACCGT containing:
- a CDS encoding HAD family hydrolase, which translates into the protein MTSRGRAGGPSAVIFDMDGVLVDSEVIAIEVEVAALAAVGVSLTPAELAARYVGTSAVAMRGMVVEEFGVDLDDAFWARLEADSHAALAERLVAVPGMRAVVEGLAVPCAVASSSSHARIALSLRTAGLADLFEVGARFSAEDVERGKPAPDLFLHAAAALGVEAPACGVVEDSPFGVQAARAAGMDVIGFTGGGHADEAWAARLGAAGAAVVAADAASLGAMLAG
- a CDS encoding zinc-binding dehydrogenase; its protein translation is MRAVYVESFDAENPLSGLVVGDRPEPEVPDGWELVTVQAAGLNHHDLFSLRGVGLKAEQLPMILGGDAAGVTADGREVICHGVVAGRDGLASDTDPDVPFSLFSERWPGTHAERLAVPSVNLIDKPAELSFAEAACLPVAWLTAYRMLFVQGGFRPGQTVLVQGAGGGLSTAAILLGRAGGLRIWVTSRSEEKRARAVELGADQAFESGARLPERVDGVLESVGQATWEHSLKSVRTQGTVVVSGMTSGDIQGGLAHLFFRQLRVIGSTMGTRAELADLVQFLLTTGVRPLIDATYPLEEARTAYSRMVEGDLFGKIVLTAS
- a CDS encoding ComF family protein, with the translated sequence MRALVDLLLPPRCLACRWCGAEPLCDRCGQALVTDEVRHHLDDGIRAVAAYAYGPPLSTAIKRVKTDALRAGARGLATLLTPHLPDGVPRTWVPATRRRRRRRGLDLPEVLAGRDAVPLLRAVGDRADHGTMAAADRRRVTADAYEVTTRPPAAVVLVDDVRATGATLLAAAQALRRDGARRVLCVTLAASPGPPSAARRRAPGDPGRGSSAASGRSS
- a CDS encoding APC family permease — its product is MAILSSLKRRLIGDPRASGELTEQVLPPSLGLPVFASDTLSSAAYATEETMVVLALAGAGALSVVWPLSGLVAVLILIVVVGYRQTVRAYPDGGGAYRVARANLGERAGLVAAAALLIDYTLTVAVSVSAGTAAIVSAFPEIAPARLIVGLTFLAVIAVMNLRGVRESSVPVAVLVYGFLIVMALMIGLGIAQCASGCREVPFTQTVLPDVGGGLTILIVLRAFATASTSLTGVEAVSNGVTAFRRPAARNAALVLGAIGLIAAPLFAGIAYLATRIPGVVAFEGVERTVTSQIAAAVFGQESVLFFAVQVATAAILFLAANTAYADFPRLASTLAMDRYLPRQLSRRGDRLVFSNGILVLSLAAGMLIVLSGARVTLLVGLYVVGVFTAFSLSQAGMVRHWLRQRTPGWQARIAVNVVGTTATASVLVIVLATKFTVGAWVILIVGPLLVWLMTGTKRHYDAFDAAIQHLGLRREPRRPVRVVIVEDRVDAATASAVAYAYAVGAQSVEAVLVPTGARRSDARERWRALAPGLEVHEQASGLTQVPSTAMRNAATAAAAEHADAFTVALVPETRSDTWLDVARRHRIAQRAKAALVADGSVVVTNVVAPIGGPGPYQVIEPVEHHVVVLVNRVHQAAMRAIAYAESLQATSVQAVSINVSGARSGEILSDWQRIGLTIPLDIIESPYRSVVDSLRDYVEEFEPDGQHTVVTVVMSEFIMSRWWQRSLHNQSVLQLKSTLLFIRGVVTTSVPTQLTSLDPDRLEPGDEPRTAARATLPR
- a CDS encoding TrkA family potassium uptake protein; this translates as MTDATTTKHVLIGGCGRVGAGLARTLDEAGHDVAVIDRDDRAFRRLGEAFGGRTVRGIVFDRTTLVRAGVEEADAFIAVTSGDNSNIVSARTARDHFGVRNVVARIYDPQRAEIYERHGVTTIATARWTTDAILVHLMQRSGRVETTIGPGEGDVVVIAHDLPPAPAGPWEVESFSRQGRWMLVAVTRTGQTTVPVPRQLVQASERIHLAVQRSALREAEEFITSLDEGEGS
- a CDS encoding TrkA family potassium uptake protein, whose amino-acid sequence is MRIVIAGAGGVGRYLAAELAGRGHDMTLIERKAEALAKIAGAEITVVDGDACSPAVLEEAAVRDADVVVALTGDDEDNLVISLLAKEEFAVPRVLARVNYPTNEWLFDASWGVDLAVSPPHLLTALVEEEVLSGDLISLLKLQRGEIELLEVRLDADSVGVGMRVDALDLPTDSAIVAIVRGTRVLPVRGTTPLAEDDEVLALVPGGALDAVRRALIGDPRRR
- the hpf gene encoding ribosome hibernation-promoting factor, HPF/YfiA family, which encodes MDIILRARNCEVSSKVKDEARRKVEHATRIFDRIIDLEICFSEEVNPRIPNPAGVEITARSKGHTVRAVGGGDDHHEALDQAIARLERQLRRWKTRLVDRGRRAKGDEPKANGHLPDLRATRAGDDADDDPMPSIVRRKSFELTPMFPEEAVLQLELLGHDFYLFTNAGTGEPNVVYRRESGDVGLIEGVTSASAMAAAGGGA
- a CDS encoding response regulator — protein: MTQPSQGTESQGDSIKVIVADDHALFRRGLFMVLESETDIDVVAEANDGDEVIALAESHIPDLVLMDVRMPGTTGIEATKAIKDKVPSTKILMLTISDEEEDLYDAIKAGASGYLLKEISIDEVADAIRSVHAGQSLISPSMASKLLNEFALMAKKDEEKQQMPAPRLTDREMEVLTLVAKGMNNRDIAKELFISENTVKNHVRNILEKLHLHSRMEAVVYAVREKLLEIK